A portion of the Bacteroides faecium genome contains these proteins:
- a CDS encoding pirin family protein yields MKKVIDRASSRGYFNHGWLKTHHTFSFANYYNPERIHFGALRVLNDDSVDPSMGFDTHPHKNMEVISIPLKGYLKHGDSVQNTKTITPGDIQVMSTGSGIYHSEYNGSDKEQLEFLQIWVFPQVENTKPEYNNFDIRSLLKQNELSLILSPNGKTPASIKQDAWFSMGHFDMEKTIEYKMHQEGNGVYIFVIEGEITVAEERLSKRDGIGIWDTKSFPIHISKGTQLLLMEVPM; encoded by the coding sequence ATGAAAAAAGTAATCGACAGAGCTTCGTCAAGAGGCTATTTCAATCACGGCTGGCTCAAGACTCATCACACATTCAGTTTTGCCAACTATTACAATCCGGAAAGGATTCATTTCGGAGCATTGAGAGTGCTGAATGATGATAGTGTAGACCCTTCAATGGGATTTGATACACATCCGCATAAAAATATGGAAGTTATTTCCATCCCTCTGAAAGGATACCTGAAGCATGGTGACAGTGTACAAAACACAAAAACCATTACTCCGGGAGACATTCAGGTGATGAGTACAGGTAGCGGGATTTATCATAGTGAATACAACGGAAGTGACAAGGAACAACTGGAATTCCTGCAAATATGGGTATTTCCACAAGTTGAAAACACGAAGCCGGAGTATAATAACTTCGATATCCGCTCGTTGCTGAAACAGAACGAACTGTCACTGATTCTTTCTCCTAACGGTAAGACGCCCGCTTCCATCAAACAGGATGCATGGTTCTCTATGGGACATTTCGATATGGAGAAAACGATAGAGTATAAGATGCACCAGGAAGGAAACGGAGTATATATCTTCGTCATTGAAGGAGAAATCACTGTGGCGGAAGAACGTCTGTCAAAGCGTGATGGTATCGGTATCTGGGATACTAAATCATTCCCGATACATATATCAAAAGGCACCCAACTTCTGCTAATGGAAGTACCGATGTAA
- a CDS encoding protein-disulfide reductase DsbD family protein: protein MKKFISFLLLSFVVYALQAQIKDPVKFKTELNTLSDTEAEIVFTATIDNGWHVYSTELGDGGPISATFNVDKKSGLELAGKLKPVGKEVATFDKLFEMKVRYFENTAKFIQKVKLTGGAYEIEGYLEYGACDDESCLPPTEVPFKFSGVTKAGNAAAVKTEQPEKKEPEKKEEPAPAPAEVKDSAAMMELVPATPADAATDIQPAVASSELWKPVISDLQALGEEHGQEDMSWIYIFITGFLGGLIALFTPCVWPIIPMTVSFFLKRSKDKKKGIRDAWTYGASIVVIYVVLGLAITLIFGASALNALSTNAIFNILFFLMLVIFAASFFGAFEIRLPSKWGNAVDSKAESTTGLLSIFLMAFTLSLVSFSCTGPIIGFLLVQVSTTGSVVAPAIGMLGFAIALALPFTLFALFPSWLKSMPKSGGWMNVIKVTLGFLELAFALKFLSVADLAYGWRLLDRETFLALWIVIFALLGFYLLGKIKFPHDDDDNKVGVSRFFMALISLAFAVYMVPGLWGAPLKAVSAFAPPMQTQDFNLYKNDVHAKFDDYDLGMEYARLNGKPVMLDFTGYGCVNCRKMEAAVWTDPKVSDLINNDYVLITLYVDNKTPLTETVKIVENGTERTLRTVGDKWSYLQRVKFGANAQPFYVLLDNQGKPLNKSYAYNEDIPKYIEFLQTGLENYKKGK from the coding sequence ATGAAAAAGTTTATTTCTTTTCTGCTTTTAAGCTTTGTGGTTTATGCTTTGCAGGCACAGATCAAAGATCCGGTAAAGTTCAAGACTGAGTTGAATACTCTTTCTGATACGGAAGCGGAGATTGTATTTACCGCTACCATTGATAACGGGTGGCATGTTTATTCTACCGAACTTGGAGATGGCGGACCTATTTCTGCGACATTCAATGTTGATAAGAAGAGTGGTCTGGAGCTTGCCGGAAAATTGAAACCGGTTGGCAAGGAAGTGGCTACTTTCGACAAATTGTTTGAAATGAAAGTGCGCTACTTTGAGAATACTGCAAAGTTCATTCAGAAAGTAAAACTCACAGGTGGAGCTTATGAAATAGAAGGATATCTGGAGTATGGAGCTTGCGACGACGAGAGTTGCCTTCCGCCTACCGAGGTTCCGTTCAAGTTCTCCGGGGTAACGAAAGCCGGAAATGCGGCTGCGGTTAAGACAGAACAACCGGAGAAAAAAGAACCGGAGAAAAAGGAAGAACCTGCTCCCGCTCCTGCCGAAGTGAAAGATTCTGCCGCTATGATGGAACTGGTGCCCGCCACTCCGGCGGATGCGGCTACGGATATTCAGCCTGCCGTTGCATCCAGTGAACTTTGGAAGCCAGTTATCAGCGACTTGCAAGCATTGGGCGAAGAACATGGTCAGGAAGATATGTCCTGGATCTATATTTTTATAACAGGTTTCCTTGGCGGATTAATCGCTTTATTCACTCCTTGTGTGTGGCCGATTATCCCTATGACAGTCAGCTTCTTCCTGAAACGCAGTAAAGATAAAAAGAAAGGTATCCGGGATGCGTGGACATATGGTGCGTCCATCGTTGTGATTTATGTAGTGTTGGGATTGGCTATTACATTGATTTTCGGTGCCAGCGCGTTGAATGCTTTGTCTACCAATGCCATCTTTAATATTCTTTTCTTCCTGATGCTGGTGATTTTCGCAGCTTCGTTCTTTGGAGCATTCGAAATCAGACTACCGTCGAAGTGGGGAAATGCGGTAGATAGCAAAGCGGAATCCACCACCGGATTACTGAGTATTTTTCTGATGGCTTTCACGCTTTCATTGGTTTCTTTCTCTTGCACAGGTCCGATTATCGGATTCTTGCTGGTACAGGTATCTACGACAGGAAGCGTTGTGGCTCCGGCAATCGGTATGCTGGGCTTCGCCATTGCATTGGCTTTGCCGTTCACCCTGTTCGCATTGTTCCCGTCATGGCTGAAATCTATGCCGAAATCAGGCGGATGGATGAATGTTATCAAAGTAACGCTGGGTTTCCTTGAACTGGCATTCGCGCTTAAATTCTTATCAGTAGCCGACCTGGCCTATGGATGGAGACTGCTTGACCGTGAAACATTCCTTGCTTTGTGGATTGTTATTTTTGCTTTGCTTGGATTCTATCTGTTGGGTAAGATTAAATTCCCGCATGATGACGATGATAATAAGGTAGGAGTTAGCCGCTTCTTTATGGCGCTGATCTCTTTGGCATTTGCCGTATATATGGTTCCCGGTTTGTGGGGAGCACCTTTGAAAGCGGTAAGTGCATTTGCTCCGCCTATGCAGACGCAGGACTTCAATTTGTATAAGAATGACGTACATGCAAAATTCGACGACTATGATTTAGGTATGGAATATGCGCGTCTGAATGGAAAGCCTGTTATGCTCGACTTTACTGGATATGGTTGTGTAAACTGCCGTAAGATGGAAGCAGCAGTATGGACTGACCCGAAAGTGAGTGATTTGATTAATAACGACTATGTATTGATTACACTGTACGTGGACAACAAGACTCCGTTGACTGAAACTGTGAAGATTGTAGAGAACGGAACAGAACGTACCTTGCGTACTGTCGGTGATAAATGGAGTTATCTGCAACGTGTGAAGTTTGGTGCGAACGCCCAGCCTTTCTATGTATTGCTCGATAATCAGGGTAAACCTTTGAACAAGTCGTATGCTTACAACGAGGATATTCCTAAGTACATCGAGTTCTTGCAGACAGGATTGGAAAACTATAAAAAAGGGAAATAA
- a CDS encoding Dabb family protein, protein MVKHIVLFKLKDEVSAEEKRAVMTKFKEAIEALPAKISVIRKVEVGLNMNPGETWNIALYSEFDTLEDVKYYATHPDHVAAGKILAETKESRACVDYEL, encoded by the coding sequence ATGGTAAAACACATTGTATTATTTAAGTTAAAAGACGAAGTTTCTGCCGAAGAGAAGCGGGCAGTTATGACAAAATTCAAGGAAGCAATAGAAGCGCTTCCTGCTAAAATCTCCGTAATCCGGAAAGTTGAAGTCGGATTGAATATGAATCCCGGAGAAACGTGGAATATTGCACTTTATAGTGAGTTTGATACTCTGGAAGACGTGAAATACTATGCGACGCATCCCGACCATGTAGCTGCCGGTAAGATTCTGGCTGAGACGAAGGAAAGCCGTGCGTGTGTAGATTATGAATTATAA
- the bglX gene encoding beta-glucosidase BglX, translated as MYMKKILCLLYLLSIFCFSHAQNENTYLEQNIDSTLSGMTIREKAGQLNQLDGRGTIENLKILIRKGEIGSVMNVTEPEVVNELQEIACKQSRTGIPLVFTRDVVHGFKTMLPIPLGQAATFHPELIQEGARIAAIEATEHGVKWSFAPMIDISRDARWGRIAESFGEDTYLTEQMAIAVVNGFQGDDLSNPQSMAACAKHFIGYGAVEGGRDYNSTHIPERQLRDVYLPPFEKAVKANCSSIMTSFNDNDGIPATGNKKLLKDILRKEWNFDGVVVSDWGSVTEMIKHGFAEDRKDAARKAIEAGLDMDMSSKAFIQNIEELIAKGIVSEETLNNAVRNVLRLKFRLGLFDNPYTDINKRKETYSDKHLAIAKKIAEESVVLLKNESHTLPLSSEIKSILIVGPLSDAPHDQLGTWTMDGETERTQTPVKALREMYGDKVKIHFVKGLEYSRDKNKTNFNKVLAEAHQADAIIAFIGEEAILSGEAHCLADIKLQGAQSELIKILSGTNKPLITVIMAGRPLIINEEVSLSDAVLYAWHPGTMGGNALADILFGKVTPGGKLPVTFPKATGQIPIYYNHTNTGRPATGKEKPLDEIPLNAKQSVLGHSSYYLDLGAQPLFPFGYGLSYTSFEYSDLKTDRAVLTLKDTLSISVKVKNTGQYKGTEVVQLYVSDLFGSVTRPVKELKGFKKIELSPNEEKMVIFELPLYELGFWNIDMKKEVEPGKFKIRIGTDSQSGPETFFEVK; from the coding sequence ATGTATATGAAAAAGATTTTGTGTTTGCTATATCTGTTATCAATATTTTGTTTTTCCCATGCCCAGAATGAGAATACGTATTTAGAACAAAATATTGATTCAACCCTATCGGGTATGACTATCCGTGAAAAAGCAGGGCAGTTGAATCAGCTTGACGGACGCGGTACAATTGAGAATCTGAAGATATTGATACGAAAAGGAGAAATCGGTTCGGTAATGAATGTTACCGAACCCGAAGTCGTCAATGAATTACAAGAAATCGCCTGCAAGCAATCAAGAACCGGTATCCCCCTGGTTTTCACACGCGACGTTGTGCATGGTTTCAAGACCATGCTGCCCATTCCGTTAGGGCAAGCTGCCACTTTCCATCCGGAACTGATACAGGAAGGAGCACGAATCGCAGCCATAGAAGCCACGGAGCATGGTGTTAAATGGTCATTTGCCCCCATGATAGACATATCCAGAGATGCCCGGTGGGGACGCATAGCCGAAAGTTTCGGTGAAGATACTTATCTCACGGAACAGATGGCTATTGCCGTAGTAAACGGATTCCAAGGTGATGATTTATCAAATCCGCAATCAATGGCTGCCTGCGCCAAGCATTTTATCGGATATGGGGCTGTAGAAGGAGGGCGTGATTATAATTCAACCCATATTCCCGAAAGGCAGTTGCGAGATGTCTATCTTCCGCCTTTCGAGAAAGCCGTAAAAGCCAACTGTTCCAGTATCATGACTTCGTTCAATGATAACGACGGGATTCCGGCTACAGGAAACAAAAAACTATTAAAGGATATTCTCCGCAAAGAATGGAATTTCGACGGAGTTGTCGTTTCTGACTGGGGCTCTGTGACAGAAATGATAAAACATGGCTTCGCTGAAGACCGGAAAGATGCAGCCCGAAAAGCGATAGAAGCCGGACTGGACATGGATATGTCTTCCAAAGCATTTATTCAGAATATAGAGGAATTAATCGCCAAAGGGATCGTTTCCGAAGAGACATTGAACAATGCGGTGCGAAATGTGCTAAGATTAAAATTCAGGCTCGGACTGTTTGATAATCCGTACACTGATATCAATAAGAGAAAAGAAACCTACTCGGACAAACATCTGGCTATTGCAAAGAAAATAGCGGAAGAGTCTGTTGTTTTATTAAAAAATGAGAGCCACACATTACCGCTATCTTCGGAAATAAAAAGTATCCTGATAGTAGGCCCATTGTCCGACGCTCCTCACGACCAACTCGGAACCTGGACAATGGATGGAGAAACAGAGAGAACACAGACGCCTGTAAAAGCACTACGTGAAATGTATGGCGACAAAGTGAAAATTCATTTTGTGAAAGGTCTGGAGTACAGCAGAGATAAAAATAAGACGAACTTCAATAAGGTATTGGCAGAAGCACACCAGGCAGATGCCATTATAGCTTTTATCGGCGAAGAAGCCATCCTATCGGGTGAAGCGCATTGTCTGGCTGATATAAAGCTGCAAGGAGCGCAATCCGAACTTATCAAGATATTAAGCGGAACAAATAAGCCGCTCATTACAGTTATAATGGCGGGACGCCCGTTGATTATCAATGAGGAAGTAAGCCTGTCCGATGCTGTATTATATGCCTGGCATCCCGGAACGATGGGCGGTAACGCACTGGCGGATATTTTATTTGGCAAGGTCACACCTGGCGGCAAACTACCCGTTACTTTCCCAAAAGCAACAGGACAAATTCCCATCTACTATAATCACACCAATACCGGGCGTCCGGCTACAGGAAAAGAAAAACCTTTAGACGAAATACCTTTAAATGCCAAACAGTCCGTATTAGGACACTCCTCTTATTATCTCGATTTAGGAGCGCAACCTTTATTCCCGTTCGGATATGGTCTGTCATACACTTCTTTCGAATATTCCGATTTAAAAACAGACCGCGCCGTGCTCACCCTGAAAGATACACTTTCAATCAGCGTCAAAGTGAAAAACACAGGGCAATATAAAGGAACAGAAGTGGTTCAACTCTATGTATCGGATCTTTTCGGTTCCGTCACCCGTCCGGTAAAGGAACTAAAAGGATTTAAAAAGATAGAGTTAAGTCCCAATGAAGAAAAGATGGTAATATTCGAACTTCCCTTATACGAGCTGGGCTTTTGGAATATTGATATGAAAAAAGAGGTAGAACCGGGTAAGTTCAAAATAAGGATCGGCACTGACAGCCAAAGCGGGCCGGAAACCTTTTTCGAAGTAAAGTAG